The Terriglobales bacterium genome includes the window TCTCCGATGAAATAGAAAGGATAGCAAGTGACGAGCGTTACAGACGGCCGTGGCCGAGGTTGGAGTACCGAGACGTTGTTGGGAAAGACGATTTCTATGTCGTCGATTGCGTACGTAATGATTCCGTCGACGGTAGCGAGCTCCAGCCTGTCGCCGACCTCCACATCCTTCAAGGAGCGAAAGAATCCGTCGCGGTGCGCAGCAATTCCAAGGTTCCCCACGCCACCCGGCATCGCAGTGCCCTCGATTCTGCCTGCGCCGCGATTGAGGATTAGCTCGCCAGTGCCGTTGAACACTGGGACTTGGAGTCTCAGTTTGGGAAGCCTCAGCATCGCAAGCGGCGGATCGAACTGCATCGCTAAGGTCTGTTTGTAAGCAGCGACGCGTTTCTCCGACCAGAGGCTGTAATCTGCAAGGTCACCGCGGAATGCAAAATGTCTCGATCCGGCAACGGGAGTTGAGGCAAGAGCAAATCGCCACTCAGCGATGTTGCTTCCTAAGGAGCCGTGCAACCACGCGACCGCGTAGATCGCAAGACACAAGATGCCAATTACGAGGAAACCTCGTTCAATTCTTCGTCGGGTCTCGATTCGCATGGTGTTGAGAACGCTCTCGCTCGCGCAAACCTGAGCGAAAGTAAGCTATCCGATTAGTAGAGAAGAAGGTAACTGGCAAGACTTACAGGGACAGAGAGCGTCTACCTGGTTGAATGCTAGGAACGATTCTGTAATTTTTGGCAGTTCTGCGCCCGAATGCATTAGCGTACGGTGGCTGCATCACCTCGCTGATTCCCGAATGGTCTCAGCCTCTCCTCTGGGGCGCAATCGGCCGACGGAATCAGCGAGGGAATCTGAGCTCGAGTTCTTCCGTTGCTGGTTTTCCCCCTATTGCACCAGTTTCCAGGATTTGTCCGGATTGTATTCCTGTATTTGATATGCCGTTTGCGATGTGTTCTTGCCCAGATCTCGCTGATACACACGTCCCTGCTGACTCACGATAAAGGTCATGATCCCGCTAACTCCGTATTCCGCGGGAAACGCGAGCAATGCGAATCCGTATTTTAGTTTTCCATCGTCCAGATAGTTCTTGGCTCCGCCGGGAGCGCTAGCTCCTTGCGCCTTAAGCAGGCGATAAAAATAACCGTGAAAAGGGCGTTCGCCCTTGCTCTGACCATAGCCCTCGGAGGTCGCATCAGCCATGAGCGGGCCCATAGGACTCGGCGATTCCCCTTCTTTGACTTCCCAATACAAGCCGTTCTGTTTTCCGGGATCGCTCGTGAGTTTGGCAGCGTAGATACCAGCAGGTTCTCCATCTCGAGATTGTTCGGCATACTCACGTTGCGCTTGGACGTAAGCCCGGCAGGAGCGAATGGTCGCGAGCTCGTTGCGTCCGATACGCCGCGCCAGAAGTTCGTCTCTGCCGGCGGCACTGTCGAACCTCCATCTTCCGCTTTGTTCCTTAATGGGAATGGGAAAGGGCCACGCATCGTTCCCGATTCGGAGTTCCTGGACGCCCTTCGCTTTTGCTAACAAGGCGTGCTTTTGCGAATACTTTGTTATGAACGAGGCCCGGGCGTTTTCGTCGGCTACCTGATCGCCGGATGAAGTGATGTCGTTAGCATCGGGTCCGAGAATCACCTGAATCAATCCCTGGTCGCCTGCCCTTGCAGCTTCAAAGAGGGCATCGGCAGCGTCCTTTGCTGACGAAAACGTCCTTTGACCGGTATCAACGCCAGGGGCAGGGGCCTGGGCTAGAGCGAAAGAAGCCAGAAGCGCGGAAATAAAGAGCACCAGCAGCTTCGTCGCGGCAGTGAATTGAGTTCTCATCCTCGTCGTCCTCCTCCTCCCGCTCGCTTACCGCCGCCACCAGAGCTCTGATGGCCTCTGGCGCTGGCCGCTTTCTCCTCGCGTGCGCTGCCTCCGGAAAATGCGCTGCTGCGATTGCTCTGCGAACTGGCTTCCCGCTGGCCGCCTCCGTAGCCACGATCGGACGATGCACGCTGGGAAGGCTGAGTCAAGCTTCGAGGTTGTGAATTTGAAGTTCGCGAAACCGCAGGCTGGGTGTTGGCGTTTCGTGTGCCAGCAGTTGGTCCGTTAGCAGTTCGCCCTGCGAGCGCATTGCCTGTGCCGCTCGCCCGGTTCGCGGCCAATCCAGAACGGTTCGTTCCGAGTTGGGACCGATTCCCCCCGGGGTCCGAACGATTCGCGCCGAGTCCTTCGTTGCGAGCGGATTGGCGATTCCCCCCCGCATACGTGCTCTTACCTTTCCATTGCTCGCTTCCCCGAGTGCCAGGACGGGAATTTGCTACATTTCCGTTATAACCGGCGCGGCTGATATTCGCATTTCGATTGTTGATGTTCTGATTGTTGTGAAAGCGATTGTAGTAGTTGTTCTGATTAACTGTGATGTTGTTGTTCCCGCCGCGATACGCATTATTGTAGGCATACGGATACCTTGCGGGAGCTGCGTAGCCGTACGCCGGGCGGAATGCTGATCCATAGACGGGGCGATAGGCATACGCCGCAGGAACATAGGGTCGGGGACCATAAAAGGCCGCGCCGTATCCCCAATTGGGATAATAGTAGTCGTCATGGTGGAGCGCTGAGCCTAGCGCCATGCCGACTCCAAAACTGAGCAGCGACGCCGCTACTGCAGTTCCGGTGCTCACTCCCGAGCTTTGTGCCTCAGTTGTCTGTGTGGTGGTTGTAGGTGTTTGCTGTGGTGCGCTCGCCGCGGATTCTGGCGGCGGGCTGTAGACCTGCTCCGGATCGTACTGCGGTACGTAGACAACTTGCGGATTGGCGGGCTGCACCACGACAACCTGCTGTCCACCCTGATTCTCCTTCGTCACAATTTGTTCAGGAGTGCTTCGCAATGATCCGGCGTTTACTGCCTCAGTTCGCAGCCGTTGCGCCGAGGCCAACACTGCCTTCTGATCTGTTTTGAAAGCCTCTCCGACTTGTTTGGTCCAGTCCATCTGTTGGCACATCATGTCGACAACTTGGGGAAACTGCACCAATGCCAGAGTGCTCGGGCCGAAGCCGACTTGTTTCGCAGCTTCTACGCGTTGGTCGGTGCTCAGATTAACGTTTTGTATAAGCCAGTTCCCTGCGTCGAGAACTTCTTGCGGATTCGTTGCGGCTGTGAAGATCTGTATGAGCACGACATCCGGATACAGGGCAACTGGGGCGAGCAGCTCATCCAGGTAGTCAGGGGTAAGCTGAGAGCTAGCCGCAGGCGCTGTCGCAAGCGGAGCTCCGCCAGCCGGACCTGACGTTGCATTGTTCCCTTTTCCCTTATTGCAACTCACGCTAGACCAAGTGCCTAAGAGCACCAGTCCTGAGGCGACTAACCTCCGCAGCCGTAAATTTTGAAGGAACATAAATCGCTCCTGAATTTTTGTTCGAGTTGTGGGGAACGGAAATAGGGAAAGCAGAGAGATTAAGAAGACAAGAAGTTCTCTTGCAAAGCCCTCCCTGACCCTTGTCGGAGTGTGCGTCCGATTGCCGACTGCTCACTACTGACAAAAATGACAGAACGAAACTGGGTTTAGCGATCGTGATTTACGAGCGCTTCAGGGGCATGGATGTGCAATGCCTTGCGTTGCTTTGTCACCGCCCCATGACGGCTCCACTCATTAAGGACTCTGCTCACAGTGAAGGGACTGACGTCGGCGAGGGATGCAAGCTCTTCATTCGTGATGTGCAGATCTATACCGTCCGGATTGACGTTCCGCTTGGCCAAGTTGATGAGCGTTTTCGCAACGCGATCTTTAGCCGAGCTACCGAGGATTCCCGAGTGTCGTTCTACTCCTGCGCTCAGATAATGCAAGACGATGCTGACTGCATTGCAGGCAAGTTGCGGGTGCGCAAGTGCGAACCGCCGGATGTTCGCGTGAGCCCATGAAACTATCTGGCAATCCGAAACGGAGTATGCGCTGCCGACATATGGCATTGGATCGGCAGAGAGAGTCCCCAACCCAAATGTGTCCCCGGGTCCAAGCCAGTAGAGAATGATTTGCCTCCCATCGCGCGTCAGTCGGCAATATTTTGCCTGGCCAGTGAGAATCAGGAACAGTTG containing:
- a CDS encoding Crp/Fnr family transcriptional regulator, which encodes MAWTTARLFEGLQQSVKTALMADARRMEVSSNVQLCAEGDTAAQLFLILTGQAKYCRLTRDGRQIILYWLGPGDTFGLGTLSADPMPYVGSAYSVSDCQIVSWAHANIRRFALAHPQLACNAVSIVLHYLSAGVERHSGILGSSAKDRVAKTLINLAKRNVNPDGIDLHITNEELASLADVSPFTVSRVLNEWSRHGAVTKQRKALHIHAPEALVNHDR
- a CDS encoding DUF3300 domain-containing protein, with product MFLQNLRLRRLVASGLVLLGTWSSVSCNKGKGNNATSGPAGGAPLATAPAASSQLTPDYLDELLAPVALYPDVVLIQIFTAATNPQEVLDAGNWLIQNVNLSTDQRVEAAKQVGFGPSTLALVQFPQVVDMMCQQMDWTKQVGEAFKTDQKAVLASAQRLRTEAVNAGSLRSTPEQIVTKENQGGQQVVVVQPANPQVVYVPQYDPEQVYSPPPESAASAPQQTPTTTTQTTEAQSSGVSTGTAVAASLLSFGVGMALGSALHHDDYYYPNWGYGAAFYGPRPYVPAAYAYRPVYGSAFRPAYGYAAPARYPYAYNNAYRGGNNNITVNQNNYYNRFHNNQNINNRNANISRAGYNGNVANSRPGTRGSEQWKGKSTYAGGNRQSARNEGLGANRSDPGGNRSQLGTNRSGLAANRASGTGNALAGRTANGPTAGTRNANTQPAVSRTSNSQPRSLTQPSQRASSDRGYGGGQREASSQSNRSSAFSGGSAREEKAASARGHQSSGGGGKRAGGGGRRG
- a CDS encoding DUF2950 domain-containing protein, which produces MRTQFTAATKLLVLFISALLASFALAQAPAPGVDTGQRTFSSAKDAADALFEAARAGDQGLIQVILGPDANDITSSGDQVADENARASFITKYSQKHALLAKAKGVQELRIGNDAWPFPIPIKEQSGRWRFDSAAGRDELLARRIGRNELATIRSCRAYVQAQREYAEQSRDGEPAGIYAAKLTSDPGKQNGLYWEVKEGESPSPMGPLMADATSEGYGQSKGERPFHGYFYRLLKAQGASAPGGAKNYLDDGKLKYGFALLAFPAEYGVSGIMTFIVSQQGRVYQRDLGKNTSQTAYQIQEYNPDKSWKLVQ
- a CDS encoding class D sortase → MRIETRRRIERGFLVIGILCLAIYAVAWLHGSLGSNIAEWRFALASTPVAGSRHFAFRGDLADYSLWSEKRVAAYKQTLAMQFDPPLAMLRLPKLRLQVPVFNGTGELILNRGAGRIEGTAMPGGVGNLGIAAHRDGFFRSLKDVEVGDRLELATVDGIITYAIDDIEIVFPNNVSVLQPRPRPSVTLVTCYPFYFIGDAPQRFIVHASQIRDDRIPASSTAAVQTVSGSEVAR